A single genomic interval of Syntrophaceae bacterium harbors:
- a CDS encoding phenylacetate--CoA ligase, which translates to MIYNEEFETLPREALEALQVKRLQQVVQRVYHTVGFYKRAFDNVGVKPDDIRSLDDLKRLPFTTKQDLRDNYPYGLFAVPMSSVVRVHASSGTTGRSTVVGYTRRDIDTWSELMARCFVMAGLTKNDIIHNAYGYGLFTGGLGAHYGAERLGASVIPISGGNTKRQIMILQDFGPTAICATPSYTLYLAEQGEEMGVDMRSLKLRVGVLGAEPWSERMRQQIEDKLNITALDIYGLSEVMGPGVSMECLEAKQGLHIFEDHFIAEIINPETGEVLPEGEVGELVFTTVTKEAFPLIRYRTRDVSRLVKAPCRCGRTLVRMDRVTGRSDDMIIIRGVNVYPSQIEGVLLNIPGIEPHYMLIVDREGNLDTLEVQVEVGEKVFAETGEVKVLQELSRRITKDIKDYLGISTKVKLVEPKTIQRFEGKAQRVIDKRTI; encoded by the coding sequence ATGATCTACAACGAGGAATTCGAGACGCTGCCGCGCGAAGCACTGGAGGCGCTGCAGGTCAAGAGGCTCCAGCAGGTCGTGCAGCGCGTCTACCACACCGTGGGGTTCTACAAGCGGGCCTTCGACAACGTCGGCGTCAAGCCCGACGACATCCGGTCCCTCGACGACCTAAAGCGGCTCCCCTTCACGACCAAGCAGGACCTGCGGGACAACTACCCCTACGGGCTCTTCGCCGTCCCCATGTCGAGTGTCGTCCGGGTCCACGCCTCCTCGGGCACCACGGGCCGATCCACCGTCGTGGGCTACACGAGGCGCGACATCGACACCTGGTCCGAGCTCATGGCCCGGTGCTTCGTCATGGCGGGGCTGACGAAGAACGACATCATCCACAACGCTTACGGCTACGGCCTCTTCACGGGCGGCCTCGGGGCCCACTACGGGGCCGAGCGGCTCGGCGCCAGCGTCATCCCCATCTCGGGCGGCAACACGAAGCGGCAGATCATGATCCTGCAGGACTTCGGGCCCACCGCCATCTGCGCCACCCCCTCCTACACCCTCTACCTGGCCGAGCAGGGCGAGGAGATGGGCGTCGACATGCGATCCCTGAAGCTGCGCGTGGGCGTCCTGGGCGCCGAGCCTTGGAGCGAGAGGATGCGGCAGCAGATCGAGGACAAGCTCAACATCACGGCACTCGACATCTACGGGCTCTCGGAGGTCATGGGTCCCGGCGTCTCCATGGAGTGCCTGGAGGCCAAGCAGGGTCTGCACATCTTCGAGGACCACTTCATCGCCGAGATCATCAACCCCGAAACGGGCGAGGTCCTGCCCGAGGGCGAGGTCGGCGAGCTGGTCTTCACAACGGTGACCAAGGAGGCCTTCCCGCTCATCCGCTACCGGACGCGGGACGTCTCCCGGCTGGTGAAGGCGCCCTGCCGGTGCGGCCGGACGCTTGTGCGCATGGACCGCGTCACGGGCCGCAGCGACGACATGATCATCATCCGCGGCGTCAACGTCTACCCCTCCCAGATCGAGGGCGTGCTGCTCAACATCCCGGGCATCGAGCCCCATTACATGCTCATCGTGGACCGCGAGGGCAACCTCGACACCCTGGAGGTGCAGGTCGAGGTGGGGGAGAAGGTCTTCGCCGAGACGGGCGAGGTGAAGGTGCTGCAGGAGCTCAGCCGCCGCATCACGAAGGACATCAAGGACTACCTGGGCATCTCGACCAAGGTGAAGCTCGTGGAGCCCAAGACGATCCAGCGCTTCGAGGGCAAGGCGCAGCGCGTCATCGACAAGCGAACCATTTGA
- a CDS encoding ACT domain-containing protein: MNKVEQISIFLENKPGGLEFVTRVLRDAGINIRALSLADTSDFGVLRLIVNDVEKAKQVLKENGFTVGRTSVVAVLVPDRPGGLHSILEALSKENINVEYMYAFVERSGEHAIIIFRFNATDRAIEILTKSGFTVLPGEKVYSL, encoded by the coding sequence ATGAACAAGGTCGAGCAGATATCCATCTTTCTCGAGAACAAGCCGGGCGGGCTGGAATTCGTCACGCGCGTGCTGCGGGATGCCGGCATCAACATCCGTGCCCTCTCGCTCGCCGACACCTCCGATTTCGGGGTGCTCCGCCTGATCGTCAACGACGTGGAGAAGGCCAAGCAGGTCCTCAAGGAGAACGGCTTCACCGTGGGACGCACGAGTGTTGTGGCCGTGCTGGTCCCCGACCGGCCGGGCGGGCTGCACAGCATCCTCGAGGCGCTCTCGAAGGAAAACATCAACGTGGAGTACATGTACGCCTTCGTCGAGCGAAGCGGCGAGCACGCCATCATCATCTTCCGGTTCAACGCGACGGACCGCGCCATCGAGATCCTGACGAAGAGCGGGTTCACGGTGCTGCCGGGGGAGAAGGTGTACAGCCTTTGA
- a CDS encoding PaaI family thioesterase — MSEKIIEALRRRAQSEPYAKLLGLELVRVEDGYALVRMPFTDAHRNIYGRCHGGALFSLIDEAFQFASNSSGKIEIALNVSVSYMKAPNDGDILQAEARLVNRTRRVSHFLIEVRNAAGDLIASCQATAWRRDEPLPFLET; from the coding sequence ATGAGCGAGAAGATCATTGAGGCCCTGCGCCGGCGGGCTCAGAGCGAGCCCTACGCGAAACTGCTGGGCCTCGAACTCGTCAGGGTCGAAGATGGATATGCGCTGGTGCGGATGCCCTTCACGGATGCGCACCGCAACATCTACGGCCGCTGCCACGGCGGGGCGCTTTTCTCCCTCATCGACGAGGCGTTCCAGTTCGCCTCGAATTCAAGCGGCAAGATCGAAATCGCGCTCAACGTGAGCGTCTCCTACATGAAGGCCCCGAACGACGGGGACATCCTGCAGGCCGAGGCGAGGCTCGTCAACCGCACCCGGCGGGTCAGCCACTTCCTCATCGAGGTCCGAAACGCCGCGGGCGACCTCATCGCATCCTGCCAGGCCACCGCCTGGCGCAGGGATGAACCCTTGCCGTTTCTTGAGACATAA